One segment of Cololabis saira isolate AMF1-May2022 chromosome 9, fColSai1.1, whole genome shotgun sequence DNA contains the following:
- the rtkna gene encoding rhotekin isoform X4 translates to MNNSMNVRDSDIQKKIDHEIRMRDGACKLLAACSQRDQALEAAKSLQTCSTRIMAYMSELQRMKEAQVMQNVPRRASDAGPMDDRLPCKGKVAISDLRIPLMWKDTEYFKNKGELHRCAVFCLLQLGGEIFDTDMVIVDRTLTDICFDNTIIFNEAGPGFELRVELYSCCSEDDYSAGSTPRKLASKLSSSLGRSAGKKLRAAMEPGPCSPVSNGGGAPLLLPVPSVPGPKYHLLAHTTLSLSHVQDSFRTHDLTISGNEECSYWLPLYGSMCCRLAAQPHCMTQQVMSGCLKVKQCGGDPQSWTKVYAILKGTSLFCYHRQEDVEANVEPAFTIGINKETRIRAEKDPHSKVQNICISNQYGGEEVTHTLTTESREDTHRWMEAFWQHFYDMSKWRQCCDDLMKIQLPSPRKPTPVTPKQGSLYHEMVIESSDDLSSSVSDILARRMRELELRSQLGTSPTWMSVFEEDSTKGSGFPRQCSSRLSGLSPCTPHRVSRSPMSAHRCPQPGLLSSDASLTSDSDSHCSTSPCSHHQGWPEPSSNFSLSSSSPSRLRPRTLSLDAKLSTLRGRGYGGKGTFQCACQPPPSSLLAPLPVSSRSPQSQRSTQTTLSCSSSTSSNSSSNSEGSHSPESSEGVPFSRPSPARRSLRNIRARLDPRNWLQSQV, encoded by the exons GACAGCGATATTCAGAAGAAGATTGACCATGAGATCCGGATGCGCGATGGAGCCTGCAAATTGCTGGCTGCCTGCTCGCAAAGAGACCAGGCTTTGGAGGCGGCGAAGAGCCTGCAGACCTGCAGCACTCGTATCATGGCCTACATGTCGGAGCTGCAGAGGATGAAGGAAGCCCAGGTCATGCAGAATGTCCCACGCAGAGCTTCAGATGCGGGGCCGATGGACGACAGGCTCCCATGCAAAGGAAAAGTGGCAATCTCAG ATCTCCGGATCCCTCTCATGTGGAAGGACACGGAATATTTCAAGAACAAAGGAG AGCTGCATCGTTGCGCTGTGTTCTGCCTGCTGCAGCTGGGAGGAGAGATCTTCGATACAGACATGGTGATAGTGGACCGGACACTCACCGATATCTGTTTTGACAACACCATCATTTT TAATGAAGCCGGTCCGGGCTTTGAGCTGCGCGTTGAGCTGTACAGCTGCTGCTCAGAGGACGACTACTCCGCAGGAAGCACGCCGAGAAAACTCGCCAGCAAGCTGAGCTCTTCGCTTGGGCGATCAGCAGGAAAGAAGCTCAGAGCGGCGATGGAGCCTGGACCGTGTAGTCCTGTCAGCAACGGAGGGGGAGCCCCTCTCTTGCTGCCAGTTCCTTCAGTGCC CGGCCCTAAGTACCACCTCTTGGCTCATACCACCCTGTCACTGTCACACGTCCAGGACAGCTTTCGCACGCATGACCTCACCATTTCGGGCAACG AAGAGTGTTCGTACTGGCTGCCCCTCTACGGCAGCATGTGCTGCCGGCTTGCAGCTCAGCCCCACTGTATGACCCAGCAGGTGATGAGTGGATGTTTGAAAGTAAAG CAGTGTGGAggtgaccctcagagttggactaAAGTGTACGCCATTCTTAAAGGAACAAGCCTTTTCTGCTACCACCGGCAGGAGGACGTGGAGGCTAACGTTGAGCCGGCTTTCACCATTGGCATTAACAAG GAGACCAGAATACGTGCAGAGAAAGACCCTCACAGTAAAGTTCAGAATATATGTATCAGTAACCAGTATGGAGGGGAGGAGGTCACACACACCCTGACCACAGAAAGCCGGGAGGACACGCACCGATGGATGGAGGCGTTTTGGCAGCATTTCTATGACATGA GCAAATGGAGACAATGCTGTGATGACTTAATGAAAATACAGCTTCCGTCGCCAAGGAAACCGACTCCTGTCACACCAAAACAGGGTTCTCTTTACCATGAAATGG TTATTGAATCATCTGATGACCTCAGCAGCAGTGTGTCAGACATCTTGGCCCGGAGGATGCGGGAGCTGGAGCTCCGCAGCCAGCTGGGAACCTCTCCAACCTGGATGTCTGTGTTTGAGGAGGACAGTACAAAAGGCTCTGGTTTCCCCCGCCAGTGTTCTTCTCGGCTGTCTGGCCTCAGTCCCTGTACTCCTCATCGAGTGTCCAGGAGCCCCATGAGCGCCCACCGCTGCCCACAGCCGGGTCTGCTGTCCTCGGACGCAAGTCTGACGTCAGACAGCGACAGCCACTGTAGCACCAGCCCCTGCTCTCACCACCAAGGCTGGCCTGAGCCTTCCTCAAACTTCTCTCTTTCATCATCTTCCCCCTCCCGTCTGAGGCCACGCACTCTGTCACTGGACGCTAAGCTCAGCACCCTACGAGGAAGGGGGTACGGTGGAAAAGGGACCTTTCAGTGCGCCTGCCAGCCACCCCCTTCATCGCTACTCGCTCCCCTCCCCGTTTCCTCCCGTTCACCTCAGTCACAACGCAGCACACAGACCACACTCTCCTGCTCCAGTTCCACCTCGAGCAACAGCTCCAGCAACAGTGAGGGCAGCCACAGCCCTGAGTCGTCCGAGGGAGTTCCTTTCTCCAGGCCCTCCCCGGCTCGACGCAGCCTAAGGAACATCAGAGCCAGACTTGATCCTCGTAACTGGCTACAAAGTCAGGTATGA
- the rtkna gene encoding rhotekin isoform X2 has product MFCRNQTTRATVARGSALEMEIRRGKFRKSLFLDKSQDSDIQKKIDHEIRMRDGACKLLAACSQRDQALEAAKSLQTCSTRIMAYMSELQRMKEAQVMQNVPRRASDAGPMDDRLPCKGKVAISDLRIPLMWKDTEYFKNKGELHRCAVFCLLQLGGEIFDTDMVIVDRTLTDICFDNTIIFNEAGPGFELRVELYSCCSEDDYSAGSTPRKLASKLSSSLGRSAGKKLRAAMEPGPCSPVSNGGGAPLLLPVPSVPGPKYHLLAHTTLSLSHVQDSFRTHDLTISGNEECSYWLPLYGSMCCRLAAQPHCMTQQVMSGCLKVKQCGGDPQSWTKVYAILKGTSLFCYHRQEDVEANVEPAFTIGINKTRIRAEKDPHSKVQNICISNQYGGEEVTHTLTTESREDTHRWMEAFWQHFYDMSKWRQCCDDLMKIQLPSPRKPTPVTPKQGSLYHEMVIESSDDLSSSVSDILARRMRELELRSQLGTSPTWMSVFEEDSTKGSGFPRQCSSRLSGLSPCTPHRVSRSPMSAHRCPQPGLLSSDASLTSDSDSHCSTSPCSHHQGWPEPSSNFSLSSSSPSRLRPRTLSLDAKLSTLRGRGYGGKGTFQCACQPPPSSLLAPLPVSSRSPQSQRSTQTTLSCSSSTSSNSSSNSEGSHSPESSEGVPFSRPSPARRSLRNIRARLDPRNWLQSQV; this is encoded by the exons GACAGCGATATTCAGAAGAAGATTGACCATGAGATCCGGATGCGCGATGGAGCCTGCAAATTGCTGGCTGCCTGCTCGCAAAGAGACCAGGCTTTGGAGGCGGCGAAGAGCCTGCAGACCTGCAGCACTCGTATCATGGCCTACATGTCGGAGCTGCAGAGGATGAAGGAAGCCCAGGTCATGCAGAATGTCCCACGCAGAGCTTCAGATGCGGGGCCGATGGACGACAGGCTCCCATGCAAAGGAAAAGTGGCAATCTCAG ATCTCCGGATCCCTCTCATGTGGAAGGACACGGAATATTTCAAGAACAAAGGAG AGCTGCATCGTTGCGCTGTGTTCTGCCTGCTGCAGCTGGGAGGAGAGATCTTCGATACAGACATGGTGATAGTGGACCGGACACTCACCGATATCTGTTTTGACAACACCATCATTTT TAATGAAGCCGGTCCGGGCTTTGAGCTGCGCGTTGAGCTGTACAGCTGCTGCTCAGAGGACGACTACTCCGCAGGAAGCACGCCGAGAAAACTCGCCAGCAAGCTGAGCTCTTCGCTTGGGCGATCAGCAGGAAAGAAGCTCAGAGCGGCGATGGAGCCTGGACCGTGTAGTCCTGTCAGCAACGGAGGGGGAGCCCCTCTCTTGCTGCCAGTTCCTTCAGTGCC CGGCCCTAAGTACCACCTCTTGGCTCATACCACCCTGTCACTGTCACACGTCCAGGACAGCTTTCGCACGCATGACCTCACCATTTCGGGCAACG AAGAGTGTTCGTACTGGCTGCCCCTCTACGGCAGCATGTGCTGCCGGCTTGCAGCTCAGCCCCACTGTATGACCCAGCAGGTGATGAGTGGATGTTTGAAAGTAAAG CAGTGTGGAggtgaccctcagagttggactaAAGTGTACGCCATTCTTAAAGGAACAAGCCTTTTCTGCTACCACCGGCAGGAGGACGTGGAGGCTAACGTTGAGCCGGCTTTCACCATTGGCATTAACAAG ACCAGAATACGTGCAGAGAAAGACCCTCACAGTAAAGTTCAGAATATATGTATCAGTAACCAGTATGGAGGGGAGGAGGTCACACACACCCTGACCACAGAAAGCCGGGAGGACACGCACCGATGGATGGAGGCGTTTTGGCAGCATTTCTATGACATGA GCAAATGGAGACAATGCTGTGATGACTTAATGAAAATACAGCTTCCGTCGCCAAGGAAACCGACTCCTGTCACACCAAAACAGGGTTCTCTTTACCATGAAATGG TTATTGAATCATCTGATGACCTCAGCAGCAGTGTGTCAGACATCTTGGCCCGGAGGATGCGGGAGCTGGAGCTCCGCAGCCAGCTGGGAACCTCTCCAACCTGGATGTCTGTGTTTGAGGAGGACAGTACAAAAGGCTCTGGTTTCCCCCGCCAGTGTTCTTCTCGGCTGTCTGGCCTCAGTCCCTGTACTCCTCATCGAGTGTCCAGGAGCCCCATGAGCGCCCACCGCTGCCCACAGCCGGGTCTGCTGTCCTCGGACGCAAGTCTGACGTCAGACAGCGACAGCCACTGTAGCACCAGCCCCTGCTCTCACCACCAAGGCTGGCCTGAGCCTTCCTCAAACTTCTCTCTTTCATCATCTTCCCCCTCCCGTCTGAGGCCACGCACTCTGTCACTGGACGCTAAGCTCAGCACCCTACGAGGAAGGGGGTACGGTGGAAAAGGGACCTTTCAGTGCGCCTGCCAGCCACCCCCTTCATCGCTACTCGCTCCCCTCCCCGTTTCCTCCCGTTCACCTCAGTCACAACGCAGCACACAGACCACACTCTCCTGCTCCAGTTCCACCTCGAGCAACAGCTCCAGCAACAGTGAGGGCAGCCACAGCCCTGAGTCGTCCGAGGGAGTTCCTTTCTCCAGGCCCTCCCCGGCTCGACGCAGCCTAAGGAACATCAGAGCCAGACTTGATCCTCGTAACTGGCTACAAAGTCAGGTATGA
- the rtkna gene encoding rhotekin isoform X6: protein MFCRNQTTRATVARGSALEMEIRRGKFRKSLFLDKSQDSDIQKKIDHEIRMRDGACKLLAACSQRDQALEAAKSLQTCSTRIMAYMSELQRMKEAQVMQNVPRRASDAGPMDDRLPCKGKVAISDLRIPLMWKDTEYFKNKGELHRCAVFCLLQLGGEIFDTDMVIVDRTLTDICFDNTIIFNEAGPGFELRVELYSCCSEDDYSAGSTPRKLASKLSSSLGRSAGKKLRAAMEPGPCSPVSNGGGAPLLLPVPSVPGPKYHLLAHTTLSLSHVQDSFRTHDLTISGNEECSYWLPLYGSMCCRLAAQPHCMTQQVMSGCLKVKQCGGDPQSWTKVYAILKGTSLFCYHRQEDVEANVEPAFTIGINKETRIRAEKDPHSKVQNICISNQYGGEEVTHTLTTESREDTHRWMEAFWQHFYDMSKWRQCCDDLMKIQLPSPRKPTPVTPKQGSLYHEMAPLATPSCEGLLLQDNAVSAEIRALLSSYYNDSY, encoded by the exons GACAGCGATATTCAGAAGAAGATTGACCATGAGATCCGGATGCGCGATGGAGCCTGCAAATTGCTGGCTGCCTGCTCGCAAAGAGACCAGGCTTTGGAGGCGGCGAAGAGCCTGCAGACCTGCAGCACTCGTATCATGGCCTACATGTCGGAGCTGCAGAGGATGAAGGAAGCCCAGGTCATGCAGAATGTCCCACGCAGAGCTTCAGATGCGGGGCCGATGGACGACAGGCTCCCATGCAAAGGAAAAGTGGCAATCTCAG ATCTCCGGATCCCTCTCATGTGGAAGGACACGGAATATTTCAAGAACAAAGGAG AGCTGCATCGTTGCGCTGTGTTCTGCCTGCTGCAGCTGGGAGGAGAGATCTTCGATACAGACATGGTGATAGTGGACCGGACACTCACCGATATCTGTTTTGACAACACCATCATTTT TAATGAAGCCGGTCCGGGCTTTGAGCTGCGCGTTGAGCTGTACAGCTGCTGCTCAGAGGACGACTACTCCGCAGGAAGCACGCCGAGAAAACTCGCCAGCAAGCTGAGCTCTTCGCTTGGGCGATCAGCAGGAAAGAAGCTCAGAGCGGCGATGGAGCCTGGACCGTGTAGTCCTGTCAGCAACGGAGGGGGAGCCCCTCTCTTGCTGCCAGTTCCTTCAGTGCC CGGCCCTAAGTACCACCTCTTGGCTCATACCACCCTGTCACTGTCACACGTCCAGGACAGCTTTCGCACGCATGACCTCACCATTTCGGGCAACG AAGAGTGTTCGTACTGGCTGCCCCTCTACGGCAGCATGTGCTGCCGGCTTGCAGCTCAGCCCCACTGTATGACCCAGCAGGTGATGAGTGGATGTTTGAAAGTAAAG CAGTGTGGAggtgaccctcagagttggactaAAGTGTACGCCATTCTTAAAGGAACAAGCCTTTTCTGCTACCACCGGCAGGAGGACGTGGAGGCTAACGTTGAGCCGGCTTTCACCATTGGCATTAACAAG GAGACCAGAATACGTGCAGAGAAAGACCCTCACAGTAAAGTTCAGAATATATGTATCAGTAACCAGTATGGAGGGGAGGAGGTCACACACACCCTGACCACAGAAAGCCGGGAGGACACGCACCGATGGATGGAGGCGTTTTGGCAGCATTTCTATGACATGA GCAAATGGAGACAATGCTGTGATGACTTAATGAAAATACAGCTTCCGTCGCCAAGGAAACCGACTCCTGTCACACCAAAACAGGGTTCTCTTTACCATGAAATGG CCCCTCTTGCCACACCCTCCTGTGAGGGTCTTCTGCTTCAGGATAACGCTGTGTCTGCTGAGATTCGTGCTCTGCTCTCGTCCTATTACAACGACAG TTATTGA
- the rtkna gene encoding rhotekin isoform X1, translated as MFCRNQTTRATVARGSALEMEIRRGKFRKSLFLDKSQDSDIQKKIDHEIRMRDGACKLLAACSQRDQALEAAKSLQTCSTRIMAYMSELQRMKEAQVMQNVPRRASDAGPMDDRLPCKGKVAISDLRIPLMWKDTEYFKNKGELHRCAVFCLLQLGGEIFDTDMVIVDRTLTDICFDNTIIFNEAGPGFELRVELYSCCSEDDYSAGSTPRKLASKLSSSLGRSAGKKLRAAMEPGPCSPVSNGGGAPLLLPVPSVPGPKYHLLAHTTLSLSHVQDSFRTHDLTISGNEECSYWLPLYGSMCCRLAAQPHCMTQQVMSGCLKVKQCGGDPQSWTKVYAILKGTSLFCYHRQEDVEANVEPAFTIGINKETRIRAEKDPHSKVQNICISNQYGGEEVTHTLTTESREDTHRWMEAFWQHFYDMSKWRQCCDDLMKIQLPSPRKPTPVTPKQGSLYHEMVIESSDDLSSSVSDILARRMRELELRSQLGTSPTWMSVFEEDSTKGSGFPRQCSSRLSGLSPCTPHRVSRSPMSAHRCPQPGLLSSDASLTSDSDSHCSTSPCSHHQGWPEPSSNFSLSSSSPSRLRPRTLSLDAKLSTLRGRGYGGKGTFQCACQPPPSSLLAPLPVSSRSPQSQRSTQTTLSCSSSTSSNSSSNSEGSHSPESSEGVPFSRPSPARRSLRNIRARLDPRNWLQSQV; from the exons GACAGCGATATTCAGAAGAAGATTGACCATGAGATCCGGATGCGCGATGGAGCCTGCAAATTGCTGGCTGCCTGCTCGCAAAGAGACCAGGCTTTGGAGGCGGCGAAGAGCCTGCAGACCTGCAGCACTCGTATCATGGCCTACATGTCGGAGCTGCAGAGGATGAAGGAAGCCCAGGTCATGCAGAATGTCCCACGCAGAGCTTCAGATGCGGGGCCGATGGACGACAGGCTCCCATGCAAAGGAAAAGTGGCAATCTCAG ATCTCCGGATCCCTCTCATGTGGAAGGACACGGAATATTTCAAGAACAAAGGAG AGCTGCATCGTTGCGCTGTGTTCTGCCTGCTGCAGCTGGGAGGAGAGATCTTCGATACAGACATGGTGATAGTGGACCGGACACTCACCGATATCTGTTTTGACAACACCATCATTTT TAATGAAGCCGGTCCGGGCTTTGAGCTGCGCGTTGAGCTGTACAGCTGCTGCTCAGAGGACGACTACTCCGCAGGAAGCACGCCGAGAAAACTCGCCAGCAAGCTGAGCTCTTCGCTTGGGCGATCAGCAGGAAAGAAGCTCAGAGCGGCGATGGAGCCTGGACCGTGTAGTCCTGTCAGCAACGGAGGGGGAGCCCCTCTCTTGCTGCCAGTTCCTTCAGTGCC CGGCCCTAAGTACCACCTCTTGGCTCATACCACCCTGTCACTGTCACACGTCCAGGACAGCTTTCGCACGCATGACCTCACCATTTCGGGCAACG AAGAGTGTTCGTACTGGCTGCCCCTCTACGGCAGCATGTGCTGCCGGCTTGCAGCTCAGCCCCACTGTATGACCCAGCAGGTGATGAGTGGATGTTTGAAAGTAAAG CAGTGTGGAggtgaccctcagagttggactaAAGTGTACGCCATTCTTAAAGGAACAAGCCTTTTCTGCTACCACCGGCAGGAGGACGTGGAGGCTAACGTTGAGCCGGCTTTCACCATTGGCATTAACAAG GAGACCAGAATACGTGCAGAGAAAGACCCTCACAGTAAAGTTCAGAATATATGTATCAGTAACCAGTATGGAGGGGAGGAGGTCACACACACCCTGACCACAGAAAGCCGGGAGGACACGCACCGATGGATGGAGGCGTTTTGGCAGCATTTCTATGACATGA GCAAATGGAGACAATGCTGTGATGACTTAATGAAAATACAGCTTCCGTCGCCAAGGAAACCGACTCCTGTCACACCAAAACAGGGTTCTCTTTACCATGAAATGG TTATTGAATCATCTGATGACCTCAGCAGCAGTGTGTCAGACATCTTGGCCCGGAGGATGCGGGAGCTGGAGCTCCGCAGCCAGCTGGGAACCTCTCCAACCTGGATGTCTGTGTTTGAGGAGGACAGTACAAAAGGCTCTGGTTTCCCCCGCCAGTGTTCTTCTCGGCTGTCTGGCCTCAGTCCCTGTACTCCTCATCGAGTGTCCAGGAGCCCCATGAGCGCCCACCGCTGCCCACAGCCGGGTCTGCTGTCCTCGGACGCAAGTCTGACGTCAGACAGCGACAGCCACTGTAGCACCAGCCCCTGCTCTCACCACCAAGGCTGGCCTGAGCCTTCCTCAAACTTCTCTCTTTCATCATCTTCCCCCTCCCGTCTGAGGCCACGCACTCTGTCACTGGACGCTAAGCTCAGCACCCTACGAGGAAGGGGGTACGGTGGAAAAGGGACCTTTCAGTGCGCCTGCCAGCCACCCCCTTCATCGCTACTCGCTCCCCTCCCCGTTTCCTCCCGTTCACCTCAGTCACAACGCAGCACACAGACCACACTCTCCTGCTCCAGTTCCACCTCGAGCAACAGCTCCAGCAACAGTGAGGGCAGCCACAGCCCTGAGTCGTCCGAGGGAGTTCCTTTCTCCAGGCCCTCCCCGGCTCGACGCAGCCTAAGGAACATCAGAGCCAGACTTGATCCTCGTAACTGGCTACAAAGTCAGGTATGA
- the rtkna gene encoding rhotekin isoform X3, whose protein sequence is MPTDKFANMEEKLWILEDLNMMYIRQIALSLQDSDIQKKIDHEIRMRDGACKLLAACSQRDQALEAAKSLQTCSTRIMAYMSELQRMKEAQVMQNVPRRASDAGPMDDRLPCKGKVAISDLRIPLMWKDTEYFKNKGELHRCAVFCLLQLGGEIFDTDMVIVDRTLTDICFDNTIIFNEAGPGFELRVELYSCCSEDDYSAGSTPRKLASKLSSSLGRSAGKKLRAAMEPGPCSPVSNGGGAPLLLPVPSVPGPKYHLLAHTTLSLSHVQDSFRTHDLTISGNEECSYWLPLYGSMCCRLAAQPHCMTQQVMSGCLKVKQCGGDPQSWTKVYAILKGTSLFCYHRQEDVEANVEPAFTIGINKETRIRAEKDPHSKVQNICISNQYGGEEVTHTLTTESREDTHRWMEAFWQHFYDMSKWRQCCDDLMKIQLPSPRKPTPVTPKQGSLYHEMVIESSDDLSSSVSDILARRMRELELRSQLGTSPTWMSVFEEDSTKGSGFPRQCSSRLSGLSPCTPHRVSRSPMSAHRCPQPGLLSSDASLTSDSDSHCSTSPCSHHQGWPEPSSNFSLSSSSPSRLRPRTLSLDAKLSTLRGRGYGGKGTFQCACQPPPSSLLAPLPVSSRSPQSQRSTQTTLSCSSSTSSNSSSNSEGSHSPESSEGVPFSRPSPARRSLRNIRARLDPRNWLQSQV, encoded by the exons GACAGCGATATTCAGAAGAAGATTGACCATGAGATCCGGATGCGCGATGGAGCCTGCAAATTGCTGGCTGCCTGCTCGCAAAGAGACCAGGCTTTGGAGGCGGCGAAGAGCCTGCAGACCTGCAGCACTCGTATCATGGCCTACATGTCGGAGCTGCAGAGGATGAAGGAAGCCCAGGTCATGCAGAATGTCCCACGCAGAGCTTCAGATGCGGGGCCGATGGACGACAGGCTCCCATGCAAAGGAAAAGTGGCAATCTCAG ATCTCCGGATCCCTCTCATGTGGAAGGACACGGAATATTTCAAGAACAAAGGAG AGCTGCATCGTTGCGCTGTGTTCTGCCTGCTGCAGCTGGGAGGAGAGATCTTCGATACAGACATGGTGATAGTGGACCGGACACTCACCGATATCTGTTTTGACAACACCATCATTTT TAATGAAGCCGGTCCGGGCTTTGAGCTGCGCGTTGAGCTGTACAGCTGCTGCTCAGAGGACGACTACTCCGCAGGAAGCACGCCGAGAAAACTCGCCAGCAAGCTGAGCTCTTCGCTTGGGCGATCAGCAGGAAAGAAGCTCAGAGCGGCGATGGAGCCTGGACCGTGTAGTCCTGTCAGCAACGGAGGGGGAGCCCCTCTCTTGCTGCCAGTTCCTTCAGTGCC CGGCCCTAAGTACCACCTCTTGGCTCATACCACCCTGTCACTGTCACACGTCCAGGACAGCTTTCGCACGCATGACCTCACCATTTCGGGCAACG AAGAGTGTTCGTACTGGCTGCCCCTCTACGGCAGCATGTGCTGCCGGCTTGCAGCTCAGCCCCACTGTATGACCCAGCAGGTGATGAGTGGATGTTTGAAAGTAAAG CAGTGTGGAggtgaccctcagagttggactaAAGTGTACGCCATTCTTAAAGGAACAAGCCTTTTCTGCTACCACCGGCAGGAGGACGTGGAGGCTAACGTTGAGCCGGCTTTCACCATTGGCATTAACAAG GAGACCAGAATACGTGCAGAGAAAGACCCTCACAGTAAAGTTCAGAATATATGTATCAGTAACCAGTATGGAGGGGAGGAGGTCACACACACCCTGACCACAGAAAGCCGGGAGGACACGCACCGATGGATGGAGGCGTTTTGGCAGCATTTCTATGACATGA GCAAATGGAGACAATGCTGTGATGACTTAATGAAAATACAGCTTCCGTCGCCAAGGAAACCGACTCCTGTCACACCAAAACAGGGTTCTCTTTACCATGAAATGG TTATTGAATCATCTGATGACCTCAGCAGCAGTGTGTCAGACATCTTGGCCCGGAGGATGCGGGAGCTGGAGCTCCGCAGCCAGCTGGGAACCTCTCCAACCTGGATGTCTGTGTTTGAGGAGGACAGTACAAAAGGCTCTGGTTTCCCCCGCCAGTGTTCTTCTCGGCTGTCTGGCCTCAGTCCCTGTACTCCTCATCGAGTGTCCAGGAGCCCCATGAGCGCCCACCGCTGCCCACAGCCGGGTCTGCTGTCCTCGGACGCAAGTCTGACGTCAGACAGCGACAGCCACTGTAGCACCAGCCCCTGCTCTCACCACCAAGGCTGGCCTGAGCCTTCCTCAAACTTCTCTCTTTCATCATCTTCCCCCTCCCGTCTGAGGCCACGCACTCTGTCACTGGACGCTAAGCTCAGCACCCTACGAGGAAGGGGGTACGGTGGAAAAGGGACCTTTCAGTGCGCCTGCCAGCCACCCCCTTCATCGCTACTCGCTCCCCTCCCCGTTTCCTCCCGTTCACCTCAGTCACAACGCAGCACACAGACCACACTCTCCTGCTCCAGTTCCACCTCGAGCAACAGCTCCAGCAACAGTGAGGGCAGCCACAGCCCTGAGTCGTCCGAGGGAGTTCCTTTCTCCAGGCCCTCCCCGGCTCGACGCAGCCTAAGGAACATCAGAGCCAGACTTGATCCTCGTAACTGGCTACAAAGTCAGGTATGA